GCGAGTTCGTCGGCGCTCAGTTCGAGGTCGGTGGCGGCGAGCGAGTCGCGGATGGTCTCGGGGCGGCTCGAGCCCGGGATCGGCACGACGACCGGCGACTTGGCGAGCATCCAGGCCAGGCAGACCCGCTGCGGGCTCACCCCGTACTTCTCGGCGATCCGCGCGAACGGGGCGTGCGACGAGCCGAGTTCACCGGCGCGGGAGATGCCGCCGAGGGGGCTCCAGGGCAGGAAGGCGATGCCGAGCTCGTCGCACAGGCGCAGTTCCGGCTCACTGGAGCGGAAGGCCGGGGAGAACTGGTTCTGCACGGAGACCAGCCGGCCGCCGAGGACCTCGTTGGCCAGCCGGATCCGTTCCGGGTTCGCGTTGGAGACGCCCGCCATGAGGATCTTGCCCTCGTCGAGGAGGTCGCGCACGGCGCCGACCGACTCCTCGTACGGGACCCGGGGGTCGGGGCGGTGGAACTGGTACAGCCCGATCGCCTCCACCCCGAGCCTGGTCAGGGACGCCTCGCAGGCCTCCTTGAGGTGCCGGGGGCTGCCGTCGAGGGTCCAGCTGCCGTCGCCGGGGCGCAGGTGGCCGCCCTTCGTGGCGACGAGGACGTCAGCGCCCCGTTCGTGGGAGGCGAGCGCCTTGGCTATCAGGGTCTCGTTGTGTCCGACCTCGTCGGCGTCGCGGTGGTAGGCGTCGGCGGTGTCGATGAGGGTCACGCCCGCGTCGAGCGCGGCGTGGACGGTGGCGATGGAGCGTTCCTCGTCCGGCCGCCCCTCGATGGACATGGGCATCGCGCCCAGGCCGATCGAGCTGACGTCGACATCACCGATGCGGCGGGTGTGCATGGCCTTGGACCTCTTTCGGCTGTCAAACGGAACCGAGCACCTTCCAGAGTGGCCGCCTCCCGGGCCGAGGGTCCAATAGAAGAACGAGAACGGATTCAGCGACCGGATCGCTGAATCGCGGTGGTTGCGCGACGGCCGCCCGCGTGTGACACCCTCACCTCGACCACCCGGTTCCGCCGGGGCCGGTCGTCGTGAGATTCGGCAGTGGCGAGAGAGGCGGCGGCATGCGTATCGGACTGCTCGGAACCGGTCCCTGGGCCCGGATGGCCCACGCCCCCGCGCTCAGCGCACACCCGGAGCTGGACTTCGCCGGGGTGTGGGGCCGTCGTCCGGACGCCGCCAAGGAGTTGGCCGACGAGCACGGCACGCGCGGGTACGACGACGTCGACGCGCTGCTCGCCGACGTGGACGCCGTCGCGGTGGCCCTGCCGCCGGGCGTGCAGGCGGAGCTCGCGGCGCGGGCCGCGCGGGCGGGGTGCCATCTGCTGCTGGACAAGCCCCTGGCCACGACGGTCGAGCAGGGGCGGGCGGTGGTCGAGGCCGTCCGGGCGGCCCAGGTCGCCTCGGTGGTGTTCTTCACCTCCCGTTTCCTGGCCGAGACCGAGGCGTGGATCGGTGAACAGGCGGGTGTGGAGGGCTGGTTCACCGGGCGGGCGGAGTGGCTCGGGTCGGTGTTCACCAGCGAGAGCCCCTTCGCGGACTCGCCGTGGCGGCGGGAGAAGGGCGCGCTGTGGGACGTGGGTCCGCACGCCCTGTCGGTGCTGCTGCCGGTCCTGGGCGAGGTCCGTGAGGTGGCGGCGGCCGCGCACGGTCCCGGTGACACCGTCCACCTGGTGCTGCGGCACAGCGGCGGCGCGTCGAGCACGCTGACGCTGAGCCTCACGGCGCCGCCGGCGGCCGCGGGAGTGGGCGTGGAGCTGCGCGGGGCGGGTGGGGTGGCCCGGCTCCCGGAATCGTCCGAGGGCGTCGGACCGGCCATGGCCCGGGCGGCCGACGCCCTGCTCACCGCCGCCCGCACCGGGCAACCCCACCCGTGCGACGCCGCGTTCGGCCTGCGCGTCACGGAGATCCTCACGGAGGCGGAGGCACTGCTGGAACGCTGAGGCCTGTCCGTCGACGCCGGGTGGGGTCGCTGGTGCTGTCTTGTCCCGTGCCGCCCTCGGCGGCACCATGATGGGCATGACCACGCCGGACGTGCCGCCCTCGGGCTCCAGCTGGGTGCAGGCCGACAGGGCCGCCGCTCTCTGGACGGTCAGACGCAAGTACGTGCCCCAGGTGGCCTCCGCCCACGGGGTGGCGACCCAGGAGCGGAAGGGCTACGGGACCCTCGGCGTGAACACCTGCACGGTGTACTCCCATGCCGAGGTCCAGCGGGTGGCGGCGGCCCTCGAGTCCGGCGAGGTGGTCCTCGACCCGTCCTGGCGGGCGGACACCGAGGAGGGAGTCAAGGGCGCCCGACGCGACGCGCTGACCACCTGCGGCTGCCTGGTGCTGATGCTCGCGGCGGTCATCGCCATCGCCGTGCTGTCGAGCTGAGCCGGGACACGGCACACTTGACGGGCCACGCAGGGCGAGTGAGCGGCTCGTCGCGCCACGCCGGGTGGGGAATACAGGTCAACGACCCCGTACGGGCTGGAAGTTCAGCCGTTCCCGTACGACGGGGTAACCCGC
Above is a window of Streptomyces griseorubiginosus DNA encoding:
- a CDS encoding aldo/keto reductase is translated as MHTRRIGDVDVSSIGLGAMPMSIEGRPDEERSIATVHAALDAGVTLIDTADAYHRDADEVGHNETLIAKALASHERGADVLVATKGGHLRPGDGSWTLDGSPRHLKEACEASLTRLGVEAIGLYQFHRPDPRVPYEESVGAVRDLLDEGKILMAGVSNANPERIRLANEVLGGRLVSVQNQFSPAFRSSEPELRLCDELGIAFLPWSPLGGISRAGELGSSHAPFARIAEKYGVSPQRVCLAWMLAKSPVVVPIPGSSRPETIRDSLAATDLELSADELAELDAA
- a CDS encoding Gfo/Idh/MocA family oxidoreductase, encoding MRIGLLGTGPWARMAHAPALSAHPELDFAGVWGRRPDAAKELADEHGTRGYDDVDALLADVDAVAVALPPGVQAELAARAARAGCHLLLDKPLATTVEQGRAVVEAVRAAQVASVVFFTSRFLAETEAWIGEQAGVEGWFTGRAEWLGSVFTSESPFADSPWRREKGALWDVGPHALSVLLPVLGEVREVAAAAHGPGDTVHLVLRHSGGASSTLTLSLTAPPAAAGVGVELRGAGGVARLPESSEGVGPAMARAADALLTAARTGQPHPCDAAFGLRVTEILTEAEALLER